ATGCAAAGTGAGATCTTGTTTGGAGGCCTCAGCTTGCAAAAGATCCATTGCGGAAATAAATCGACTTTTCAAACTTGCCTTCCTTAGGTGGTGACTTTATCAATAATGACATCAATTAGTTTAAAGGACACTGGGAATGGATTGGAAGATTTTTGCGAGCACTTTTATAACAATTTTTTTGGCGGAAATGGGAGATAAAACCCAATTCGCAGCCTTAGCTGCATCTTCACAGACAAAATCGACTTTAACTGTTTTGTTAGCAGTCGTCTTGGCCTTGGGCCTAGCTGGTGCTTTAGGGGTTATCTTTGGAAGATTCTTGGGAACATTACTTAGCCCCGTGGTTATGAAGTACGTCTCTGGTTCTTTGTTTATACTTGTTGGTATTTGGGTTTTAGCTGCTAAGAGCTAATAACCGCAGTATTGGGCTCGGTCGTTGTTCCATGTTGTTAGTGAGGACATCACTCGGAACCGGGCCTTTTTCCCTACCAGAGCTTCAGAGTTGATGCGTGAAGTGTACTGGAAATCCAAATAGTATTTTCCCTGCCATGATTGAACTTTGCCTTCGCCGAGATTTTCAAAACGGATTCGACCGTTATCTGAAGAGTTAAAATATCTGCCGCTAAAATTTGAATCATAAACTGTGGTGCCTTCAACGTTTTGAAATTCACGGTATCGAATTAAGTATGTT
This is a stretch of genomic DNA from Bdellovibrio reynosensis. It encodes these proteins:
- a CDS encoding TMEM165/GDT1 family protein, with the protein product MDWKIFASTFITIFLAEMGDKTQFAALAASSQTKSTLTVLLAVVLALGLAGALGVIFGRFLGTLLSPVVMKYVSGSLFILVGIWVLAAKS